In Rhinatrema bivittatum unplaced genomic scaffold, aRhiBiv1.1, whole genome shotgun sequence, a single genomic region encodes these proteins:
- the LOC115081989 gene encoding uncharacterized protein LOC115081989: MHIWVRELGNTWAALVNQDDTPNQAVAFLSGSYSPVEMALPEIPKLLTAIVAAIGKWRAIMPYCALVLHCDHSIHHMLTTSKAALTATRYGKYQIELNGKDIETKPLTKAQNKLLDWFFPNKGYSQEEQKDIPELLLIRFSPLEKGLIWFTDGAQKGQQSAFAALQVTPELEIITKIQYQTEKGVTAQEAELLAVIAALKSTGLKEHCTIYTDSSYVVSSLQYHLLKWKRRGMITATGQPLQHIKDWKQILKILSKREGIGTETAIVWTPAHTEHTDFEAKGNDLADRAASEVLSINLMIMQTRFSSELTHTPYPMSNIIFHEQPSGEELEKWKSLGCYQRGKTWLHPNGKLCVTTSEILRYFTAWHSTLHLSATALLAGVQANHWNQNLYALAVQIIHNCLVCSTHIARRGPAVSPGSLPIPQGPGLEWHIDYTDMIEPVKGKR, from the exons ATGCATATATGGGTACGAGAATTGGGTAACACGTGGGCCGCTCTCGTAAATCAAGATGATACCCCAAACCAAGCAGTGGCATTTCTATCCGGCTCTTATAGCCCGGTGGAAATGGCACTGCCTGAAATTCCAAAATTACTGACAGCCATTGTTGCTGCAATTGGAAAATGGAGAGCGATCATGCCATATTGCGCATTGGTATTACACTGTGATCATTCGATACATCATATGCTAACCACCAGTAAAGCAGCATTGACCGCCACCAGATATGGTAAATATCAGATAGaattaaatggaaaagatatagAAACTAAACCCCTCACAAAAGCCCAAAATAAATTGTTAGATTGGTTTTTCCCTAATAAAGGATATTCTCAAGAAGAACAGAAAGATATCCCCGAACTATTGTTAATCCGATTCAGCCCTCTTGAAAAAGGATTGATTTGGTTCACTGACGGGGCACAGAAAGGCCAACAATCTGCATTTGCAGCACTACAAGTTACACCTGAGTTAGAAATTATCACGAAAATACAATACCAGACAGAAAAAGGTGTGACTGCTCAGGAAGCTGAACTGTTAGCAGTAATAGCTGCTTTAAAGTCAACAGGGTTGAAGGAGCACTGTACTATATATACTGACAGTTCATATGTGGTTAGCTCCTTACAATATCATTTACTTAAGTGGAAAAGGAGGGGAATGATTACAGCCACAGGTCAACCTTTACAACATATTAAAGATtggaaacaaattttaaaaatattatccaAAAGGGAAGGCATAGGTACTGAGACTGCAATCGTATGGACACCTGCACATACAGAGCATACAGACTTTGAGGCAAAAGGTAATGATTTGGCAGATAGAGCAGCCTCTGAAGTGCTGTCCATAAACCTAATGATTATGCAGACTCGCTTTAGCTCAGAATTGACTCACACTCCTTATCCAATGAGTAATATTATATTTCATGAACAACCAAGCGGTGAGGAATTAGAAAAGTGGAAATCATTGGGATGTTACCAACGAGGAAAAACATGGTTACATCCTAATGGTAAACTTTGTGTCACAACTTCGGAAATTTTAAGATACTTTACTGCCTGGCATAGCACCTTGCATTTGTCTGCTACAGCGTTACTAGCAGGAGTACAGGCTAATCATTGGAACCAGAATTTGTACGCTCTGGCTGTgcagataattcataactgtcTAGTTTGTTCCACTCATATAGCTCGCCGAGGACCTGCTGTGAGCCCTGGTAGCCTACCTATTCCTCAGGGGCCAGGTTTGGAGTGGCATATTGACTACACTGATATGATTGAACcagttaaaggaaaacg GTGA